The Marinilongibacter aquaticus genome has a window encoding:
- a CDS encoding PhoH family protein, protein MSKATKKKLYVLDTSVLLFDHNAIQHFEDNDVAIPITVLEELDNFKIGNDTKNFEARAVIRFLDKLSGLSGLNNWLSLGTKKGRIKIVMQAGHLEVDAGEVYGSDKNDHRIINAALSLQNEGKNTKVVLVTKDINLRIKAKAIGLFAEDYLTGKVKNMDTVSEGASLFEELDSEIIHNLYAKGSIKEGGILKGNKTANGYYVLNNCSNSVLARYDSVEDTLIRVEKQYAFSIKPKNAEQTFAMDALLNDEIKLVAVQGVAGTGKTLLALAAALEQRNKYDQIILARPIIPLSNREIGFLPGNAEDKISPYMQPLYDNLKFIKSQFKGTEKRAKVLEELEESGKLSITALAFIRGRSFANVMFIVDEAQNLTPHEVKTIITRAGDGTKIVFTGDIAQIDTPYMDEQSNGLTYLIDKLKGHHLFAHIKLEKGERSELANLANELL, encoded by the coding sequence ATGAGTAAAGCCACAAAGAAAAAGCTGTATGTACTGGATACCTCGGTCTTATTGTTCGACCACAACGCGATCCAGCATTTTGAAGACAACGACGTAGCCATTCCCATTACTGTGCTAGAAGAACTAGACAATTTTAAGATTGGGAATGATACGAAAAACTTCGAAGCCCGGGCGGTCATCCGCTTCTTGGATAAATTGTCAGGCCTTTCGGGCTTGAACAATTGGCTGAGTCTGGGTACGAAAAAGGGCCGCATAAAGATTGTCATGCAGGCCGGGCATTTGGAAGTGGATGCCGGAGAGGTCTACGGTTCGGATAAAAACGACCACCGTATTATCAATGCCGCCTTGTCTCTTCAAAATGAAGGCAAGAACACGAAGGTTGTGTTGGTGACTAAAGACATCAACTTGCGGATTAAAGCCAAAGCCATAGGTCTTTTTGCGGAAGACTACCTCACTGGAAAGGTGAAGAATATGGATACCGTATCCGAAGGGGCTTCTTTGTTTGAAGAGCTGGATTCGGAGATTATCCATAACCTGTACGCCAAGGGTTCGATAAAGGAAGGTGGGATTTTGAAAGGCAACAAAACGGCCAATGGCTATTATGTGCTAAACAACTGTTCGAACTCGGTTTTGGCGAGATACGACAGCGTAGAAGACACTTTGATTCGTGTGGAAAAGCAGTACGCGTTCAGCATTAAACCGAAAAATGCCGAGCAAACTTTCGCGATGGATGCTTTACTGAACGACGAAATCAAATTGGTGGCCGTGCAGGGTGTGGCCGGAACGGGTAAAACACTTTTGGCCTTGGCTGCAGCTTTGGAACAACGCAATAAATACGATCAGATAATTTTGGCCCGGCCGATTATCCCCTTGAGTAATCGAGAAATTGGCTTCCTCCCGGGAAATGCAGAAGACAAGATTTCGCCGTATATGCAACCCCTTTACGACAATTTGAAATTTATAAAATCGCAGTTTAAGGGTACAGAAAAGAGAGCCAAAGTGCTGGAAGAGCTGGAAGAGTCGGGTAAATTAAGCATTACGGCTTTGGCCTTTATTCGTGGAAGAAGTTTTGCCAATGTGATGTTCATTGTGGATGAGGCTCAAAACCTCACCCCGCATGAAGTGAAAACGATAATTACGCGTGCAGGCGACGGTACAAAAATTGTATTTACCGGAGATATTGCTCAGATCGATACGCCCTATATGGACGAACAATCCAATGGCCTGACTTACCTGATCGATAAACTGAAAGGACATCACCTTTTTGCCCACATTAAATTGGAAAAAGGGGAACGTTCGGAATTGGCCAATTTGGCGAATGAACTGCTCTAG
- a CDS encoding acetyl-CoA C-acyltransferase encodes MKTVYVLAAKRTPIGSFGGAFAAVSATVLAAQLARNILEELNFDGHQIDEVFLGNVISANLGQAPARQVAVKAGLPNHVPVSLINKVCASGMKAVMLAAQGIQLGMNDLVLAGGMENMSQVPYYLDRARFGYNYGHGQVLDGLARDGLTDPYDDMAMGCFADSTAERYALSREEQDAYAIQSYKRAAKAWDEGWMKAEVLPIAVQDRKGNSTLVEEDEEYKKVFFDKIPKLKPAFTKQGTVTAANASTLNDGAAFLLLASGDMVDKLGAKPIAKITAYADAAREPKWFTLAPILATEKVLRQAQIGIEAIDYFEVNEAFSAVPLAYAKHLNVDQAAMNIFGGAVSLGHPLGCSGARILVTLINVLKQRNAKRGLAAICNGGGGASAMIVESL; translated from the coding sequence ATGAAAACCGTGTATGTGCTTGCGGCCAAACGAACGCCAATTGGGAGTTTTGGCGGGGCTTTTGCTGCGGTTTCTGCCACAGTACTTGCGGCCCAACTTGCTCGAAACATACTGGAGGAGCTCAATTTTGATGGGCATCAAATCGACGAGGTATTTCTGGGGAATGTCATCTCCGCAAATTTAGGACAAGCTCCCGCACGCCAAGTAGCTGTGAAAGCAGGTCTTCCCAATCATGTGCCCGTAAGCCTGATCAATAAAGTGTGTGCTTCAGGTATGAAGGCCGTCATGTTGGCGGCTCAAGGCATTCAATTGGGAATGAACGACCTCGTCTTGGCGGGTGGTATGGAAAACATGTCGCAGGTGCCCTACTATCTGGATCGAGCACGATTTGGTTACAATTATGGTCATGGGCAAGTGTTGGACGGCCTAGCCCGTGATGGCCTCACCGATCCGTACGACGACATGGCGATGGGTTGTTTTGCCGACAGCACAGCCGAACGCTATGCCCTCAGTCGAGAAGAGCAAGATGCCTATGCGATACAATCTTATAAAAGAGCGGCCAAAGCTTGGGACGAGGGTTGGATGAAGGCTGAAGTATTGCCAATAGCCGTTCAAGATAGAAAAGGCAACAGTACTTTGGTGGAAGAAGATGAAGAATACAAGAAGGTGTTTTTCGATAAAATCCCCAAACTCAAACCTGCGTTTACAAAGCAAGGTACAGTTACGGCAGCCAATGCCTCGACTTTAAACGATGGAGCAGCCTTTTTGCTTTTGGCTTCTGGTGATATGGTCGATAAGTTGGGGGCCAAACCCATAGCCAAAATAACCGCTTATGCAGATGCTGCCCGTGAACCTAAATGGTTTACATTGGCTCCGATATTGGCCACCGAGAAGGTATTGAGACAAGCTCAAATTGGAATTGAAGCCATTGACTATTTCGAAGTGAATGAAGCTTTTTCGGCGGTACCCTTAGCCTATGCCAAACATTTGAATGTGGATCAGGCTGCAATGAACATTTTTGGAGGTGCTGTGTCTCTGGGTCATCCTTTGGGTTGTTCTGGAGCCCGCATTTTGGTCACTTTGATCAATGTGTTGAAGCAAAGAAATGCAAAAAGAGGCTTGGCGGCGATTTGCAATGGCGGCGGCGGAGCTTCGGCCATGATCGTCGAAAGTCTATAA
- a CDS encoding purine-cytosine permease family protein: MSEENELVTEYERQPVPKSAWKDWRSFLGMYAGEHAAGTEFMIGPLFLTVGVSAFDLIVGLLLGNFLAVLSWRFLTAEIAVHKRLTLYYQLEKICGPGLVKFYNVANGILFCFLAGSMFTVSATAIGIPFDMDMPKLTDTLPNGPTWIIIVLVLGAITTFIAAKGYHMVSKAANWMSPIIILGFLGGAIVALKQLGVHSIMDFWNIWGEGREPFPGQIKYTFWHVAIWSWFANAAMHVGMSDLSVFRYAKKASSGWTTAAGMYVGHFLAWIAAALLYSVYLQSAEAQQFLAQGEAPPVAPGPLAYNALGVFGILVVILAGWTTANPTIYRSGLAFQTLFPKLKTSTATVLAGAVATLAGIFPAFAMKLLDFVAVYGFILAPVGAIIVVDFYWSKRFGFIPEYAEKQNLRMNWAVLLAWMIAVLLGYSYAAATDTFLSFLTLPAWLLCGFLYILFSRKIQTKTIP, encoded by the coding sequence ATGTCTGAAGAAAACGAGCTCGTAACCGAATACGAGCGGCAACCCGTACCAAAAAGTGCCTGGAAAGATTGGCGAAGTTTTTTGGGAATGTATGCAGGAGAGCACGCAGCGGGTACAGAATTTATGATTGGCCCCCTTTTTCTCACCGTGGGTGTCAGTGCTTTTGATCTCATCGTCGGCCTGTTGCTGGGAAATTTTCTGGCGGTATTGAGTTGGCGTTTCCTCACGGCCGAAATTGCGGTACACAAAAGGCTTACGCTTTATTATCAGCTTGAAAAAATCTGCGGCCCTGGCTTGGTGAAGTTCTACAATGTGGCCAACGGTATTCTGTTCTGTTTTCTGGCCGGCTCGATGTTTACGGTATCGGCCACGGCCATCGGGATTCCCTTCGATATGGATATGCCGAAACTGACAGATACATTGCCCAATGGACCCACTTGGATAATCATTGTATTGGTACTCGGGGCCATTACCACTTTTATTGCTGCCAAAGGGTATCATATGGTTTCGAAAGCTGCCAATTGGATGTCGCCCATAATTATTCTTGGTTTTTTGGGTGGAGCTATTGTGGCCTTGAAACAATTGGGTGTGCACAGCATAATGGATTTTTGGAATATTTGGGGCGAAGGCCGTGAGCCTTTTCCCGGGCAAATTAAATATACATTCTGGCATGTGGCCATTTGGAGTTGGTTTGCCAATGCCGCCATGCATGTGGGCATGTCAGACCTTTCCGTCTTTCGCTATGCCAAGAAAGCTTCTTCGGGATGGACCACCGCCGCGGGTATGTATGTAGGCCATTTCTTGGCTTGGATAGCCGCCGCTTTATTGTACTCTGTGTATCTACAATCTGCCGAAGCTCAACAATTTTTAGCCCAAGGCGAGGCTCCTCCAGTAGCTCCGGGGCCACTGGCTTACAATGCTTTGGGTGTTTTTGGGATTTTGGTGGTTATTTTGGCTGGATGGACTACTGCCAATCCGACTATTTACCGATCGGGATTGGCTTTTCAGACCTTGTTTCCAAAACTGAAAACGAGTACGGCTACTGTACTGGCTGGAGCCGTGGCCACTTTGGCGGGGATTTTTCCTGCCTTTGCAATGAAACTTCTTGATTTTGTGGCGGTTTACGGATTTATTTTAGCCCCTGTAGGAGCCATTATTGTGGTCGATTTCTATTGGTCTAAAAGGTTTGGTTTTATTCCGGAATATGCTGAAAAACAGAATCTTAGAATGAATTGGGCGGTGCTTTTGGCTTGGATGATTGCCGTGCTTTTGGGCTATTCTTATGCCGCAGCTACAGATACATTTTTGTCATTTCTTACCCTGCCTGCTTGGCTTTTGTGCGGTTTCTTGTATATCTTGTTCAGCAGAAAGATACAGACTAAAACCATTCCTTAA
- a CDS encoding DinB family protein, whose protein sequence is MLATLLIKELEAEMATTQKMLKLVPADKLDWQPHPKSMSLAKLAGHVTEIGGWFSFCLEVEEVDFGLEPWVSPKAEDGEGFAKTALELTQNSLEALKGVSDDTLLNKRWVMKFHGQTIMDFSKYEALRHSMSQLIHHRAQLGVFLRLLDIPIPGSYGPSADEM, encoded by the coding sequence ATGCTTGCAACACTATTGATCAAAGAATTGGAAGCCGAGATGGCCACCACACAAAAAATGTTAAAACTTGTTCCTGCCGATAAATTGGATTGGCAGCCACACCCCAAAAGTATGAGCTTGGCCAAATTGGCCGGACACGTCACCGAGATTGGCGGCTGGTTCAGTTTCTGCTTGGAAGTGGAAGAAGTGGATTTCGGCTTGGAGCCCTGGGTAAGCCCAAAGGCAGAAGACGGCGAGGGTTTCGCTAAAACCGCCCTCGAATTGACTCAAAACTCTCTCGAAGCCCTGAAAGGCGTAAGCGACGACACTTTGCTAAACAAACGTTGGGTGATGAAATTCCATGGACAAACCATTATGGATTTCAGCAAATACGAAGCCCTTCGCCACAGCATGTCGCAACTTATCCACCACAGAGCTCAGCTTGGCGTATTTCTTCGCCTGCTCGATATCCCAATACCCGGTTCGTATGGTCCGAGTGCCGACGAGATGTAG
- a CDS encoding Trm112 family protein: MKQETIEKLCCPFDKEDLKLTVVLKNDEGSVIEGFFECTACRRIYPIVKGIPIMNPDEYREEQLELPLYKKWSKQLGERSLENFRLEERK, translated from the coding sequence ATGAAACAGGAAACGATTGAAAAACTGTGTTGTCCATTCGACAAAGAAGACCTTAAGCTTACCGTAGTGTTGAAAAACGATGAAGGAAGCGTAATCGAAGGCTTTTTTGAATGCACGGCCTGCCGACGAATTTACCCCATTGTGAAAGGTATTCCGATTATGAACCCCGATGAATACCGTGAAGAGCAATTGGAACTGCCTTTATACAAAAAATGGAGTAAGCAATTGGGCGAAAGAAGCTTGGAGAATTTCAGGTTGGAAGAAAGGAAGTAG
- a CDS encoding thiamine phosphate synthase — MKNGVYLIVDPSMPLDELLVKLEGALRAGLAAVQVWENWQDERVAEIKLKAVKRLCQDFDTPLLINNRWEWVAAFGLDGVHFDEIPEDWEQIKETVESECKMLGLTCNNEMEKIMWAENEGFSYISFCSMFPSKTSNSCELVRPEVVLEAQKLCGIRIFLAGGINPKNKEELSMLNANGLAVISGIMDKEDTYKATLAYKNENKNETGND; from the coding sequence ATGAAAAATGGAGTGTATTTGATTGTAGACCCGTCCATGCCTTTGGATGAGTTGCTTGTCAAGCTTGAAGGGGCCTTGCGGGCCGGTTTGGCGGCGGTGCAAGTCTGGGAAAATTGGCAGGACGAGCGGGTGGCAGAAATCAAACTGAAAGCGGTCAAACGTCTTTGCCAAGATTTTGATACGCCGCTGCTGATCAACAATCGCTGGGAATGGGTTGCGGCCTTCGGTTTGGATGGCGTGCATTTCGACGAAATCCCAGAGGATTGGGAGCAGATAAAAGAGACCGTCGAAAGTGAATGCAAGATGCTGGGTTTGACCTGCAACAATGAAATGGAAAAGATAATGTGGGCCGAAAATGAAGGGTTTAGCTACATTTCCTTTTGTTCCATGTTCCCTTCGAAAACCAGCAACAGTTGTGAATTGGTTCGGCCCGAAGTGGTTCTGGAAGCCCAAAAACTTTGCGGAATACGCATTTTTCTTGCGGGCGGAATTAATCCGAAAAACAAAGAAGAATTGAGCATGCTGAACGCCAATGGTTTGGCCGTGATTTCTGGAATTATGGATAAAGAAGACACCTATAAGGCCACATTAGCCTATAAAAACGAAAACAAGAATGAAACAGGAAACGATTGA
- a CDS encoding AIR synthase family protein, with protein MESNLGKIDHEAFKSLIFGKTGSARSELFCGPAFGVDVSVVDLGDGRGLISSSDPLSLIPSLGLEESAFLSVHLIANDVATSGFAPQFGQFVLNLPASMSRSDFSEYWHYIDRFCREIGMSISGGHTGFIPGLESTISGGGTFSAVAPLDEIKLSKNAKAGQTILVTKKAAMSATALLAMSFPQEVKRQLGQEVYVSAASEFSRLSVLDEAQIARKTGVVSAMHNVTEGGILGALYELAVASNLGIEIQNEKLPIGQAQKEVCRLFDLDPRAVIGEGCMLIATEAGKEQVVIDALQAHEIPCTAVGKITEKGKGLKLISEEQMYDLPYTEKDPYWAAYFGALKRGWK; from the coding sequence ATGGAAAGCAATCTGGGGAAAATAGATCACGAAGCTTTCAAATCGTTGATTTTCGGAAAAACGGGCTCGGCAAGAAGCGAACTGTTTTGCGGGCCGGCATTTGGTGTCGATGTATCTGTGGTGGATTTGGGCGATGGACGCGGCCTGATTTCCTCCAGTGATCCTCTTTCTTTGATCCCAAGTTTGGGTTTGGAAGAATCGGCTTTTCTTTCGGTGCACCTTATCGCCAACGATGTGGCTACAAGTGGTTTTGCTCCTCAATTCGGACAGTTTGTTTTGAATCTTCCGGCCAGCATGAGCCGAAGTGATTTTAGTGAATATTGGCATTACATCGATCGTTTTTGCCGCGAAATCGGGATGAGTATTTCGGGAGGGCATACTGGTTTTATCCCAGGTTTGGAATCCACCATTTCGGGAGGAGGAACTTTCTCGGCTGTGGCCCCTTTGGATGAAATTAAATTGTCGAAAAATGCGAAAGCGGGGCAAACAATCCTTGTCACCAAAAAAGCGGCTATGTCGGCTACGGCTCTTTTGGCCATGAGTTTTCCGCAAGAAGTAAAAAGGCAATTGGGACAAGAGGTTTACGTTTCAGCGGCTTCCGAATTTTCCAGACTTTCCGTACTCGACGAGGCCCAAATTGCTCGTAAAACGGGAGTGGTTTCGGCCATGCACAATGTCACCGAGGGCGGTATTTTAGGAGCACTTTATGAACTCGCTGTTGCGTCGAATTTGGGAATCGAAATACAAAATGAAAAGCTGCCCATAGGCCAAGCTCAGAAAGAAGTGTGCCGTTTGTTTGATCTGGATCCACGTGCTGTAATTGGCGAGGGCTGTATGCTCATTGCGACAGAAGCGGGAAAAGAACAGGTGGTGATCGATGCCTTGCAGGCACATGAAATTCCCTGCACGGCGGTAGGCAAGATTACAGAAAAAGGAAAGGGTTTGAAATTGATAAGCGAAGAGCAAATGTACGATCTGCCCTACACCGAGAAAGATCCGTATTGGGCGGCGTATTTTGGAGCATTGAAAAGGGGCTGGAAATGA
- a CDS encoding class I SAM-dependent methyltransferase — protein sequence MEITKEGNGVLIPSRDQNWQGRPEWFFNREHTDTYELWYEGRYKRAEVWQKKVMQQLLSKEPRIKELLEFGCGTGRFTRWWHEIGIKASGGDISPLMLSQAVHLFKGDLVMADSHHMPFRDNTFDALAFITTFEYYRDPVAVIREAARVARHGIVMGMMNRNSPKVLRRRVQQVFGKNPFYVTATFYTPNHLKAIIAEALQGREYTVEWTCTGLPKWFPVQQWSVPYGDFFGLIIRFKD from the coding sequence ATGGAAATCACAAAAGAAGGAAATGGCGTTTTGATCCCCTCTAGAGATCAAAACTGGCAGGGGAGACCCGAATGGTTTTTCAATCGTGAGCACACCGATACCTACGAATTATGGTACGAAGGCCGTTACAAAAGGGCCGAAGTTTGGCAAAAGAAAGTTATGCAACAGCTTTTGTCGAAAGAACCGCGAATAAAGGAATTGCTCGAATTTGGATGCGGAACGGGCCGTTTTACGCGTTGGTGGCACGAAATCGGTATCAAGGCTTCGGGTGGTGACATTTCGCCCCTGATGCTCTCTCAAGCGGTGCATTTATTCAAAGGCGATTTGGTTATGGCCGATTCGCATCACATGCCTTTTCGCGACAACACTTTCGATGCATTGGCATTCATCACCACTTTCGAATATTACCGCGATCCTGTGGCTGTAATTCGAGAGGCCGCACGGGTGGCCCGCCATGGTATTGTAATGGGCATGATGAACCGCAATTCGCCGAAAGTATTGAGACGGCGTGTGCAACAAGTGTTCGGCAAAAATCCTTTCTACGTGACGGCCACCTTTTATACGCCCAACCATTTAAAGGCCATTATAGCCGAAGCCTTGCAGGGAAGAGAATATACTGTAGAATGGACCTGTACGGGGCTTCCCAAATGGTTTCCCGTGCAGCAGTGGAGTGTGCCCTACGGCGATTTCTTCGGTCTGATCATTCGATTCAAAGATTGA
- a CDS encoding Nif3-like dinuclear metal center hexameric protein yields MNTPTHLSRRAFIGSVAPLAGLPLLGSWPYPSFATEKFTVGAIIESIMKEVDGAPFPRTVDQLRTGKLDQEVTGIVTTMFPTMDVIQKTADLGANFIIAHETPFYNNNDETDWLQNDTAYLHKMELIQKHKIAIWRFHDYWHRHKPDGIIMGNLIKLGWEKHYDPNTPRLLTLPKSMPIRAIADLAKNKLGISTVRIVGNLKQECTRIYLAFGYMDSRMQIAAIDQYKPDLILSGETREWETIERVRDGQQMGLNTSIMVLSHAVSEEAGMEYAAQWLQPKVPGMKITHIPSTNPFTFY; encoded by the coding sequence ATGAATACACCCACCCATTTAAGCCGAAGAGCATTCATTGGCTCCGTTGCTCCACTTGCCGGACTCCCGCTATTAGGTTCTTGGCCGTATCCCAGCTTTGCTACAGAAAAGTTTACCGTGGGAGCCATTATCGAAAGCATAATGAAAGAAGTGGACGGAGCTCCTTTTCCACGCACTGTGGATCAATTGCGTACAGGTAAGCTAGACCAGGAAGTGACGGGCATTGTTACAACGATGTTTCCGACAATGGACGTGATTCAAAAAACTGCTGATTTAGGGGCCAATTTTATCATCGCTCACGAAACGCCTTTTTACAACAACAATGACGAAACAGATTGGCTTCAAAACGATACCGCCTATCTGCACAAAATGGAGCTGATCCAAAAGCACAAAATAGCCATTTGGCGTTTTCACGATTATTGGCATCGGCATAAACCCGATGGCATTATTATGGGAAACTTGATCAAACTAGGCTGGGAGAAACACTACGACCCGAACACTCCTCGTCTACTTACTTTACCCAAAAGCATGCCCATTCGAGCCATTGCCGATTTGGCCAAAAATAAACTCGGCATTTCGACCGTTCGCATTGTAGGCAACCTGAAACAAGAATGTACACGCATTTATCTCGCCTTCGGCTATATGGATAGTCGCATGCAAATTGCAGCGATTGACCAATACAAACCGGATCTGATTTTAAGCGGCGAAACCCGTGAATGGGAAACAATTGAAAGGGTACGTGATGGACAACAAATGGGGCTGAACACCTCGATTATGGTATTGAGCCATGCCGTGAGCGAAGAAGCAGGCATGGAATATGCGGCCCAATGGTTACAGCCGAAGGTTCCGGGCATGAAAATCACCCATATTCCTTCTACAAATCCTTTCACTTTCTATTGA
- a CDS encoding YciI family protein, with translation MKIFLSFIFCCCGIGVFGQNQNPNYDEALAQKLGADDYGMKAYVLGIYTSGSNVSEDKEARSAAFRGHLNNIERMVKAGKLIVAGPFGKNNYDYRGLLIFNVETLEEAQELLAEDPAVQAKYLDFQLVPWYGSAALPEYLEASDKVWKKQP, from the coding sequence ATGAAGATTTTTCTTTCTTTCATATTCTGCTGTTGTGGAATTGGGGTGTTTGGTCAAAACCAAAATCCGAATTACGACGAAGCTTTGGCTCAAAAATTGGGTGCCGACGACTATGGAATGAAGGCCTATGTTTTGGGTATTTACACTTCGGGAAGCAATGTTTCGGAAGACAAAGAAGCAAGGAGTGCGGCTTTCCGTGGGCATCTCAACAATATCGAACGCATGGTAAAAGCTGGCAAGTTGATTGTGGCTGGGCCATTCGGAAAAAACAATTATGATTACCGCGGCTTGTTGATTTTCAATGTCGAAACATTGGAAGAAGCCCAAGAACTGTTGGCCGAAGACCCCGCGGTTCAAGCAAAATATCTGGATTTTCAACTTGTGCCTTGGTACGGTTCGGCAGCCTTGCCCGAATACCTCGAAGCTTCGGACAAGGTGTGGAAGAAACAACCTTGA
- a CDS encoding GNAT family N-acetyltransferase — protein sequence MEIKHVNGKHKGVFKALDGDEVEAGRMTYSWAGEDKLIIDHTEVNPDFKGQGVGKELLLTLVDYVREHKIKVIPLCPFAKSMFERMPEIQDVLQ from the coding sequence ATGGAAATTAAACATGTAAATGGAAAGCACAAAGGTGTTTTCAAAGCATTGGACGGGGATGAAGTGGAAGCCGGCCGAATGACCTATTCTTGGGCTGGGGAAGATAAGCTGATTATCGACCATACCGAGGTGAACCCCGATTTTAAAGGCCAAGGTGTAGGCAAAGAATTGCTGTTGACTTTGGTGGATTATGTGCGAGAACATAAAATCAAAGTGATTCCGCTCTGTCCTTTTGCCAAAAGCATGTTCGAAAGAATGCCCGAAATTCAGGATGTACTGCAATGA
- a CDS encoding sulfatase family protein, with translation MSIRIVKNVAFLAVLLMSLQCTSQKQEKQAPNIIFVLADDMGIGDVQAFNAEGKIATPNLDLIAAEGMRFTDAHTSSAVCTPTRYGIITGRYNWRSPLKSGVLTGTSKALIRPDQATVASMLKEKGYTTAFVGKWHLGWDWALKNDSLGLGNGWNADDFENIDFTKPISNGPNSRGFDYAYGHAGSLDMAPYVYVENGMATSQPDRETVNEGKYSWWRKGPTGSDFIHEEVTPHYFEKAEEFIRKESMAGKPFFLYLALPSPHTPILPTKEFQGKSGLNPYGDFVMMVDAYMGELEKAIKEAGIEENTLLVFTSDNGCSPAAKIDELQAEGHYPSYVYRGHKADIFEGGHRVPFIVKWPGKVAAGSVSDETICTTDFFATCAGIVGHEIQDNEAEDSFSILPALFQEKLDRPIREATVHHSINGSFAIRMGDWKLAMCPGSGGWSMPRPGSKELKGLPELQLYNLKTDPGETHNVEAENPEKVKELKALLVKYIQEGRSTPGAAQANDPIEEDWKQIEFTKN, from the coding sequence ATGTCAATAAGAATTGTAAAAAATGTGGCCTTTTTGGCGGTGCTCTTGATGAGCCTGCAATGCACAAGTCAGAAACAGGAGAAACAGGCACCCAATATCATTTTTGTTTTGGCCGACGATATGGGAATCGGCGACGTGCAGGCGTTCAACGCAGAGGGGAAAATTGCCACTCCCAATTTGGATTTAATTGCCGCAGAAGGTATGCGATTTACCGATGCACACACCTCCTCAGCAGTGTGTACGCCAACGCGTTACGGGATAATTACGGGACGGTACAATTGGAGAAGTCCATTGAAAAGCGGTGTGCTTACGGGTACATCCAAAGCCCTGATTCGTCCCGATCAAGCGACTGTGGCCTCGATGTTGAAAGAAAAAGGATATACGACCGCTTTTGTGGGGAAATGGCATTTGGGCTGGGATTGGGCCCTTAAAAACGATTCATTGGGTTTGGGTAATGGCTGGAATGCCGATGATTTTGAAAACATCGACTTCACGAAACCCATCAGCAACGGCCCCAATAGCCGTGGTTTTGATTACGCTTATGGGCATGCGGGCTCTTTGGATATGGCTCCTTATGTATACGTAGAAAATGGAATGGCCACTTCGCAACCCGATCGGGAAACGGTGAACGAAGGAAAATACTCTTGGTGGAGAAAAGGCCCAACGGGCAGCGATTTCATTCACGAAGAGGTAACGCCGCATTATTTCGAAAAGGCAGAGGAATTTATCCGTAAAGAATCGATGGCTGGAAAACCTTTCTTTCTTTATTTGGCTTTGCCGTCTCCACACACGCCTATTTTGCCTACCAAAGAATTTCAGGGAAAAAGTGGTTTGAATCCCTATGGCGATTTTGTAATGATGGTCGACGCCTACATGGGAGAATTGGAAAAGGCAATAAAAGAAGCTGGAATAGAAGAAAATACTTTGCTCGTTTTTACATCGGACAACGGCTGCTCTCCTGCGGCCAAAATTGATGAACTGCAGGCCGAAGGCCATTATCCAAGTTATGTATACAGAGGGCATAAAGCCGATATTTTTGAAGGTGGTCATAGAGTGCCTTTTATTGTGAAATGGCCAGGAAAAGTGGCTGCAGGTTCTGTTTCGGATGAAACCATCTGTACCACCGATTTCTTCGCTACTTGTGCAGGAATTGTGGGGCATGAAATTCAGGACAACGAAGCCGAGGATAGCTTCAGCATTTTACCCGCATTGTTTCAGGAAAAACTTGATCGTCCAATTCGAGAAGCCACAGTGCACCATTCGATAAACGGCAGCTTTGCCATCCGTATGGGCGATTGGAAATTGGCCATGTGCCCAGGTTCTGGTGGATGGAGTATGCCCAGACCGGGTTCGAAAGAACTGAAGGGTTTGCCCGAACTGCAATTGTATAATTTGAAAACAGACCCAGGCGAAACGCACAATGTCGAAGCAGAAAACCCCGAAAAAGTAAAGGAATTAAAAGCATTGTTGGTGAAATATATTCAAGAGGGCCGCAGTACGCCGGGGGCGGCTCAAGCCAACGACCCAATTGAGGAAGACTGGAAACAGATAGAATTCACCAAGAATTAA